A section of the Subtercola frigoramans genome encodes:
- a CDS encoding carbohydrate ABC transporter permease has translation MTIAHKPGASSAHPAGEATPDVASPGFPVDEHTPRRPRMRSTQWVAWAFLTPVVIYLALFYAVPLYKNIDLSIRDYTVRSFVQGNAPFIGLDNFIKVFTDPTFWPAIVHTGFFVLVSILFQFTIGMALAIFFYNKFRLSGVLRALFLVPWLLPLIVSASTWSWMLNSDSGIVNSVLESFGIGSINWLTSPQWALISVTIANIWIGIPFNLVILYSGLQNISADLYEAASLDGANAWQKFWKITLPLLRPVSAITILLGLVYTLKVFDIIWIMTKGGPANSSTTLSTWSYQLGFGSTLPKFGPAAAVGNILIIVALVFGLLYIFMQRREARR, from the coding sequence ATGACCATCGCACATAAGCCCGGCGCTTCGTCTGCGCATCCGGCCGGCGAGGCGACACCTGATGTCGCCTCGCCGGGCTTCCCGGTCGACGAGCACACACCTCGTCGCCCCAGAATGCGTTCCACCCAGTGGGTCGCCTGGGCGTTTCTGACGCCCGTCGTGATTTATCTGGCCCTCTTCTATGCCGTGCCTCTGTACAAGAACATCGATCTGAGTATCCGTGACTACACGGTGCGCTCGTTCGTGCAGGGAAATGCGCCGTTCATCGGGCTCGACAACTTCATCAAGGTCTTCACTGACCCGACCTTCTGGCCCGCAATCGTCCACACCGGTTTCTTCGTTCTGGTGTCGATCCTGTTCCAATTCACCATCGGCATGGCGCTGGCAATCTTCTTCTATAACAAGTTCCGGCTGTCGGGCGTGCTTCGTGCGCTCTTCCTTGTGCCGTGGTTACTACCCCTGATCGTGTCGGCGTCGACATGGTCCTGGATGCTCAACAGCGACTCCGGCATCGTGAACTCCGTGCTCGAATCGTTCGGGATCGGCAGCATCAACTGGTTGACCTCGCCTCAATGGGCGCTGATCTCTGTGACGATCGCCAACATCTGGATCGGCATACCGTTCAACCTCGTCATTCTCTACTCCGGGCTGCAGAACATCTCGGCCGATCTCTATGAGGCGGCCTCGCTCGACGGTGCCAACGCCTGGCAGAAGTTCTGGAAGATCACCTTACCGCTGCTGCGCCCGGTCTCTGCGATCACGATTCTGTTGGGCTTGGTGTACACACTGAAGGTCTTCGACATCATCTGGATTATGACGAAGGGTGGGCCTGCGAACTCGTCGACCACACTCTCGACCTGGTCGTATCAACTCGGCTTCGGCTCGACGCTGCCTAAATTCGGCCCAGCGGCCGCCGTCGGCAACATTCTGATCATCGTCGCCCTCGTTTTCGGGCTTCTCTATATCTTCATGCAACGAAGGGAGGCCCGACGATGA
- a CDS encoding pyridoxamine 5'-phosphate oxidase family protein gives MFDTVGTSSILDPLDAWGRLRSRGVGRLAVSDNGNPDIFPINYLASADQILIRTAPGTKLTKLMLNESVALETDHYDAEAAWSVVVKGTARHLTDEESIRAARESPLWSWMPRSTDAFVVITPTEVTGRTFAGH, from the coding sequence GTGTTCGACACCGTCGGTACCAGTTCGATTCTCGACCCCCTCGACGCCTGGGGTCGGTTGCGCAGCCGCGGTGTGGGCCGACTCGCTGTCAGCGACAACGGCAACCCCGACATCTTTCCCATCAACTACCTCGCATCGGCCGACCAGATCCTGATTCGCACGGCCCCCGGTACGAAGCTCACGAAACTGATGCTGAACGAGAGTGTCGCTCTCGAAACAGATCACTACGACGCAGAGGCGGCCTGGAGCGTCGTGGTTAAAGGTACGGCACGACACCTGACCGATGAAGAGAGCATCCGAGCGGCCCGCGAAAGCCCGCTGTGGTCGTGGATGCCCCGCTCTACGGACGCGTTCGTCGTCATCACTCCCACTGAGGTCACCGGGCGGACCTTTGCCGGTCACTGA
- a CDS encoding sugar ABC transporter substrate-binding protein → MINSTKRGRFVGAAVLTVAAVAGLAACSSGGTATDTSAAAAGGTYTFWDPYPQFDETAAWSKLVAKCGTDNGVTIQRTGYDTSDLTSKALLAGQQGNSPDVLLIDNPVVSTLADAGVLTTTKDLGLDTSNFQANILAAGQLNGDTYGVPIGANTLALYYNKDVLSAAGVDISTVKDWDSLNAALAKVKAAGKQGITFSGIGTEEGSFQFLPWFWGAGAKLTDIGSSQAIDAATLWTNWVQQGYAPNSVINNTQTTSWQEFLTGDFAFSENGTWQLAGADKSGLKYGVIPIPAKTGGSAPAPTGGEFVTAPVQKDTSRYATTEKIISCLTSNENLLNTDTTLSYVAPIEGVQNQQVAANAELTPWVAAVAAAKGRTSDNLGTKYPIISEQMWGGFQNALSSSKSPSDAMTAAQTAAATATK, encoded by the coding sequence GTGATCAATTCAACCAAGAGAGGGCGCTTCGTTGGAGCCGCCGTTCTGACCGTCGCCGCAGTCGCGGGCCTGGCGGCTTGCTCTTCGGGCGGCACAGCCACAGACACCTCGGCGGCGGCCGCCGGCGGCACCTATACGTTCTGGGATCCCTACCCCCAGTTCGACGAAACAGCCGCCTGGTCGAAGCTCGTCGCCAAATGTGGCACTGACAACGGAGTCACGATCCAGCGCACTGGGTACGACACCTCAGATCTCACCAGCAAGGCCCTGCTAGCTGGCCAGCAGGGCAACTCGCCTGACGTGCTTCTGATCGACAACCCTGTCGTGTCGACGCTTGCCGATGCTGGCGTTCTGACCACTACGAAGGATCTCGGTCTTGACACGAGCAACTTCCAGGCGAACATCCTCGCAGCCGGGCAGCTCAACGGCGACACCTATGGTGTGCCGATCGGCGCCAACACGCTCGCGCTGTACTACAACAAAGACGTTCTTTCTGCCGCCGGCGTCGATATCTCGACGGTGAAAGACTGGGATTCGCTGAACGCGGCTCTCGCCAAGGTCAAGGCCGCTGGTAAGCAGGGCATCACGTTCTCTGGTATCGGTACTGAAGAGGGCAGCTTCCAGTTCCTTCCGTGGTTCTGGGGTGCCGGCGCGAAACTGACCGATATCGGCTCCTCGCAAGCCATTGACGCTGCGACCCTCTGGACGAACTGGGTGCAGCAGGGTTACGCCCCGAACTCCGTGATCAACAACACCCAGACCACAAGCTGGCAGGAGTTTCTCACCGGCGACTTCGCCTTCAGCGAGAATGGTACCTGGCAGCTTGCCGGTGCTGACAAGTCGGGTCTGAAATACGGCGTCATCCCGATCCCAGCCAAGACCGGCGGGTCGGCACCTGCGCCGACCGGCGGCGAATTCGTGACCGCACCTGTGCAGAAAGACACGTCTCGCTACGCCACGACCGAGAAGATCATCTCGTGCTTGACCAGCAACGAGAACCTGCTCAACACCGACACGACACTGTCATACGTTGCTCCGATCGAGGGCGTGCAGAACCAGCAAGTCGCAGCTAACGCTGAGCTCACGCCATGGGTCGCTGCAGTGGCAGCCGCGAAAGGCCGGACGAGCGACAACCTGGGCACAAAGTACCCGATCATCTCCGAGCAGATGTGGGGCGGTTTCCAGAACGCACTGTCAAGCAGCAAGTCGCCGTCTGACGCCATGACGGCCGCCCAGACCGCGGCCGCTACTGCAACCAAGTAA
- a CDS encoding alpha-amylase family glycosyl hydrolase, producing the protein MTDHLTLHAENDEGARQPSRDEADYQRRLGEHLPRLERLFGTLYGHGDEADAEFQRLLDDSAESWRRRDPDLKAHDASREADPGWFLSNRMLGGVCYVDLYATDLAGLERRLDYFEELGLSYLHLMPLFLAPEGNSDGGYAVSSYRQVNPNLGTMAGLRAVAAELRGRDISLVVDFIFNHTSNEHEWAEKARAGDPEFEKYYHIYPDRTMPDRFEETTREIFPDDHPGSFIQLDDGRWVWATFYSFQWDLNYANPAVFRAMAGEMLFLANQGVEILRMDAVAFIWKQLGTVCENLPEAHLLLQAFNAVCRIAAPSLLFKSEAIVHPDEVSKYISPEECQLSYNPLQMALIWSTLATRDVALLSQALERRHTIDDQTAWVNYVRSHDDIGWTFADEDARELGIDPAEHRRFLNSFYVNRFEGSFARGVPFQDNPKTGDCRISGTTASLAGLEQNDDGAIGRIVLAHSIVLSTGGIPLVYLGDEVGQLNYYDYLDVPEHSGDSRWVGRPPYPSPLYAERGDESTSAGALYSAFRHLIAVRTATAAFAGGRLAIFDTKNSHILGFQRFGIAGGGTHPVTVFANFSDTPQSIDELTLSGFESTLIDLVSGSTVDTANALTLPAHGFVWLAG; encoded by the coding sequence ATGACCGACCATCTCACCCTGCACGCGGAGAACGACGAGGGTGCTCGCCAGCCCTCACGCGACGAGGCCGACTACCAACGCCGCCTGGGCGAGCATCTTCCGCGACTCGAACGCCTGTTCGGCACGCTCTACGGCCACGGTGACGAAGCGGACGCCGAATTCCAACGCCTTCTCGACGACTCCGCCGAGTCGTGGCGGCGTCGAGACCCCGATCTCAAGGCACACGATGCCAGTCGTGAGGCCGACCCCGGCTGGTTCCTGTCGAACCGGATGCTCGGCGGTGTGTGTTACGTCGACCTCTACGCCACCGACCTCGCCGGCCTCGAACGCAGACTCGACTACTTCGAAGAGCTGGGACTCTCGTACCTGCACCTCATGCCCCTGTTCCTGGCGCCGGAGGGCAATTCCGACGGAGGGTACGCCGTCTCGAGCTACCGCCAGGTCAATCCGAACCTCGGCACGATGGCGGGCCTCCGGGCCGTGGCTGCAGAGCTGCGGGGCCGGGACATCTCGCTCGTGGTCGACTTCATCTTCAACCACACCTCCAATGAACACGAGTGGGCTGAGAAGGCACGCGCCGGTGACCCGGAGTTCGAGAAGTACTACCACATCTACCCCGACCGCACGATGCCTGACCGGTTCGAAGAGACTACGAGGGAGATCTTTCCCGACGATCACCCGGGGTCGTTCATTCAGCTCGATGACGGGCGCTGGGTGTGGGCAACCTTCTATTCGTTCCAGTGGGACCTCAACTACGCGAACCCGGCTGTGTTCAGAGCAATGGCCGGCGAAATGCTGTTTCTCGCCAACCAGGGCGTCGAGATCCTGCGCATGGACGCGGTGGCGTTCATCTGGAAGCAGCTCGGCACGGTCTGCGAGAACCTCCCCGAGGCGCACCTGCTCCTGCAGGCGTTCAACGCGGTGTGCCGTATCGCCGCACCGAGCCTGTTGTTCAAATCCGAGGCGATCGTGCACCCCGACGAGGTGAGCAAGTACATCAGCCCCGAGGAGTGCCAGCTCAGTTACAACCCTCTGCAGATGGCGCTGATCTGGAGTACGCTCGCGACCCGCGACGTAGCGCTGTTGTCGCAGGCGCTCGAGCGCCGCCACACAATCGACGACCAGACCGCATGGGTGAACTACGTTCGCAGCCACGACGACATCGGGTGGACGTTCGCCGACGAAGACGCCCGCGAACTCGGCATCGATCCGGCAGAACACCGACGATTTCTGAATTCGTTCTACGTGAATCGCTTCGAGGGCAGCTTCGCCCGTGGCGTGCCCTTTCAGGACAACCCGAAGACGGGCGACTGCCGCATCTCGGGCACAACAGCGTCCCTGGCAGGACTTGAGCAGAATGACGACGGCGCAATCGGTCGCATCGTGCTGGCCCATTCGATCGTGCTCAGCACCGGCGGAATCCCGCTTGTCTACCTCGGCGACGAAGTCGGGCAACTGAACTACTACGACTACCTCGATGTGCCGGAGCATTCGGGTGACAGCCGCTGGGTCGGCAGACCCCCCTACCCCTCCCCACTCTATGCCGAGCGAGGTGATGAATCGACGTCTGCTGGTGCCCTCTATTCCGCGTTTCGACACCTTATCGCCGTCCGCACGGCGACCGCGGCGTTCGCAGGCGGCCGCCTCGCCATCTTCGACACGAAGAACAGCCACATTCTCGGGTTCCAACGATTCGGCATCGCCGGTGGTGGCACTCACCCGGTCACGGTGTTCGCGAACTTCTCCGACACACCCCAGTCGATCGACGAGCTCACACTCTCCGGTTTCGAATCCACGCTCATCGATCTGGTTTCGGGCAGTACGGTCGACACGGCGAACGCTCTGACCCTGCCGGCACACGGGTTCGTCTGGCTGGCAGGCTGA
- a CDS encoding VOC family protein produces the protein MPTISVTSVMVDDQAKALAFYAEKLGFALKTDVSLGEYRWLTVVGVGEPDGVELLLEPDAHPAAKVFKQALVADGIPYTSFTVDDVRAEYADLLERGVTFTMAPTAMGPVVAAVLDDTCGNLIQLTSPA, from the coding sequence ATGCCCACCATCTCAGTGACCAGTGTGATGGTCGACGATCAGGCGAAAGCTCTCGCCTTCTACGCCGAGAAGCTCGGCTTCGCGCTGAAGACCGACGTCTCGCTGGGTGAGTACCGCTGGCTGACGGTTGTCGGCGTGGGCGAGCCCGACGGCGTCGAACTGCTGCTGGAACCGGATGCTCATCCGGCCGCGAAGGTCTTCAAACAGGCTCTCGTGGCAGACGGGATCCCGTACACGTCTTTCACGGTCGACGATGTGCGCGCTGAATACGCGGATCTTCTCGAGCGGGGGGTCACGTTCACCATGGCTCCGACCGCTATGGGCCCTGTTGTCGCCGCAGTGCTCGACGACACCTGTGGCAACCTCATCCAGCTCACAAGCCCGGCCTGA
- a CDS encoding glycoside hydrolase family 127 protein, which translates to MSHNQALSTEEEIASASPSVTRGGPVSPTRSRLRPLGPDEIAIDGGFWGERQSLNAEVILQHCETWMGRIGWIANFDRVTDGTIGGRHSGIEFVDSEIYKLLEAMAWELARQPDTTLEARYRALVARVAAAQDDDGYLHTSFGHAGQPARYSNIEWGHELYCFGHLIQAAVARIRGGFPDDQIVQVARRVADHVYSEFGPDGRVAVCGHPEIEVALAELARATGDGRYLEMARLFVERRGHGMLATTILFGHEYFQDDVPVRDATVLRGHAVRALYLASGALDVATETDDRQLVNAVKLQWQNAVSRRTYITGGMGSHHQDEAFGDDYELPADRAYSETCAGIASVMLSWRLLLETGESAYADLIERTLLNNILASPRADGRAFYYTNTLQQRTEGTEPSEDELSERAEASLRAPWFEVSCCPTNVARTLASVGLYFATADEQGVQLHQYGDYRVDTMLPDGRSVRLRVRSGYPFEGDVQVTILEAVEATIRLRIPAWARSECTVTVGGVTSAAEGTEIAISRLFEVGETLELHLPMRPRFVHPHPRIDAARGCVAVERGPMVLVLESTDLPAGSSTELAEIRLDRELRISPTGAFVSLDLRTEIERNWPYFATVTAPASLRVTRVETELVPYFSWANRGPSTMRVWIPSATGSAALIP; encoded by the coding sequence ATGTCTCATAACCAGGCACTCTCCACCGAGGAGGAGATCGCGAGCGCATCTCCTAGCGTGACTCGTGGTGGCCCAGTCAGCCCGACTCGATCGCGCCTGCGCCCGCTCGGCCCCGATGAGATAGCGATCGACGGCGGGTTCTGGGGCGAACGACAGAGCCTGAACGCCGAGGTGATTCTGCAACACTGCGAGACGTGGATGGGACGCATCGGCTGGATCGCGAATTTTGATCGCGTGACAGACGGCACTATCGGCGGTAGGCACTCTGGCATCGAATTCGTCGACTCCGAGATATACAAGCTGCTCGAGGCGATGGCCTGGGAACTGGCACGGCAACCCGACACCACACTGGAGGCTCGCTATCGAGCGCTCGTGGCACGCGTCGCCGCTGCACAAGATGACGACGGCTACCTGCACACGAGCTTCGGTCACGCCGGGCAGCCTGCTCGATACTCGAACATCGAGTGGGGCCACGAACTGTACTGCTTCGGCCACCTGATCCAAGCGGCTGTGGCCCGCATTCGCGGCGGGTTCCCTGACGATCAGATTGTGCAGGTTGCGCGCCGCGTGGCCGACCACGTCTACTCCGAGTTCGGGCCCGACGGTCGAGTTGCGGTCTGCGGGCATCCGGAGATCGAGGTCGCGCTTGCCGAACTGGCGAGGGCGACTGGTGATGGGCGCTACCTTGAGATGGCACGCTTATTCGTTGAGCGTCGTGGTCACGGAATGCTCGCCACCACCATTCTCTTCGGGCACGAGTATTTTCAAGACGACGTTCCGGTCCGCGACGCTACAGTGCTGCGGGGTCACGCCGTTCGGGCTTTGTATCTCGCGAGCGGCGCTCTTGACGTGGCCACCGAGACCGATGACCGGCAACTCGTGAATGCTGTCAAGCTGCAGTGGCAGAACGCGGTCTCCAGACGCACCTACATCACCGGCGGAATGGGTTCGCACCATCAAGATGAGGCGTTCGGAGATGATTACGAGCTTCCCGCCGATCGCGCCTACTCTGAGACGTGCGCCGGAATCGCGTCGGTCATGCTCAGCTGGCGACTGCTCCTCGAAACCGGCGAGAGCGCGTACGCCGATCTGATCGAGCGCACCCTGCTCAACAATATTCTGGCCTCACCCCGCGCAGATGGCCGTGCGTTCTACTACACGAACACCCTCCAACAACGCACTGAGGGCACGGAGCCGTCAGAAGACGAGCTGAGCGAACGTGCCGAGGCGAGTCTGCGGGCGCCGTGGTTCGAGGTGTCGTGCTGCCCGACGAATGTCGCCCGCACGCTCGCCAGCGTCGGGTTGTACTTCGCGACGGCCGACGAACAGGGAGTGCAGCTGCATCAGTATGGCGACTACAGGGTCGACACTATGCTGCCGGATGGTCGTTCTGTGCGACTGCGCGTGCGTTCGGGGTACCCGTTCGAGGGTGACGTACAGGTGACGATCCTCGAGGCTGTCGAGGCGACGATAAGACTCAGGATTCCAGCCTGGGCGCGGAGCGAATGCACGGTGACCGTGGGCGGCGTGACCAGCGCCGCCGAGGGCACGGAGATCGCGATCTCGCGGTTGTTCGAGGTCGGCGAGACGCTTGAACTCCATCTTCCGATGAGGCCGAGATTCGTGCATCCGCACCCTCGCATCGATGCTGCTCGCGGTTGCGTCGCAGTCGAGCGCGGGCCGATGGTTCTGGTGCTCGAATCGACTGATCTCCCAGCTGGTTCCAGCACGGAGTTGGCCGAGATCCGTCTCGACAGGGAGCTGCGAATTTCTCCGACCGGAGCATTCGTGTCGCTCGACCTCCGAACCGAGATCGAGCGGAATTGGCCCTATTTCGCCACCGTGACGGCGCCTGCCTCACTGCGTGTCACGCGAGTCGAAACTGAGCTCGTGCCCTATTTCTCGTGGGCGAACCGGGGGCCTTCGACAATGCGGGTGTGGATACCTTCGGCCACAGGATCGGCGGCGTTGATTCCGTGA
- a CDS encoding dihydrofolate reductase family protein, giving the protein MTVRMDLNISLDGVVAPSNQSSENPMGEDWGKIVNAYSATRTFRERVLHDTTGEGTSGVDDRYAAAYFEAVGAEIMGAGMFGFHSFPDDPDWQGWWGGEPPFRVPVIVLTHREHPPIDFANGTRFEFLAAPPEDALSLAREYAGDGDIRVGGGAEVARAFLAAGLVDRLHVAITPVILGRGTRLWDDLREFERDYAVSSEVAESGVIHVTFTR; this is encoded by the coding sequence GTGACAGTTCGCATGGATCTCAATATCTCCCTCGACGGCGTCGTTGCACCGAGCAACCAATCGTCCGAGAACCCCATGGGAGAGGACTGGGGCAAGATCGTCAATGCCTACAGCGCCACGCGAACGTTCCGCGAGCGTGTGCTGCACGACACGACGGGGGAGGGGACGAGCGGCGTCGACGACCGCTACGCCGCCGCTTACTTCGAAGCCGTCGGCGCGGAGATCATGGGTGCCGGGATGTTCGGGTTCCACTCCTTTCCTGACGACCCCGATTGGCAGGGTTGGTGGGGTGGCGAACCGCCGTTCCGCGTGCCGGTGATCGTGCTGACGCACCGGGAGCACCCGCCCATCGACTTTGCGAACGGAACGCGCTTCGAATTCCTCGCCGCTCCGCCTGAAGATGCACTTTCCCTCGCCCGCGAATACGCCGGTGACGGAGACATCCGGGTCGGCGGGGGAGCGGAGGTCGCCCGCGCCTTTCTGGCCGCGGGTCTCGTGGATCGCCTGCATGTCGCGATCACCCCGGTAATACTGGGTCGGGGCACACGGCTGTGGGATGATCTGCGGGAGTTCGAGCGCGACTACGCCGTCTCCTCTGAGGTCGCCGAGAGCGGAGTCATCCACGTCACCTTCACCCGGTGA
- a CDS encoding DUF7882 family protein, whose product MGTLIYGPAAKSISIDDRDLAHLQAVILAKLRRGESFSFSWEKSADFGSGHNTVWVHPQMYFEFNYYGSKRIPLNREWIERLMVRANSAGGLELIPEKAVTIQ is encoded by the coding sequence ATGGGAACTCTCATCTATGGGCCGGCCGCAAAATCGATCTCCATCGATGATCGCGACCTCGCGCATCTGCAGGCCGTCATTTTGGCCAAACTCCGGCGCGGCGAGAGCTTCTCGTTCAGCTGGGAGAAGTCCGCCGACTTCGGCAGCGGCCACAACACGGTCTGGGTGCACCCGCAGATGTACTTCGAATTCAACTACTACGGCTCGAAGCGGATCCCCCTCAACCGCGAGTGGATCGAACGCCTGATGGTCCGGGCCAACAGTGCAGGTGGCCTGGAACTGATTCCAGAGAAGGCCGTCACGATCCAGTAA
- a CDS encoding carbohydrate ABC transporter permease: MTTFLPPSRAAHENTQAARPSKSRRRKTWYITIIGVVLTAIMLFPIYWMINVSLTQTSDMRKSPPNWFPVNPTFSGYQAVLSQQLPYLGTSLLIGIGTVIVTLVLAGPAGYALAKLQPRGGSALGFVFLISQMIPGIIMAMGFYAIYLNLGILNSIPGLIIADSTIAVPFGVLLFTAFMSAIPDELLSAAKIDGAGSWRTFISIVLPISRNSIVTVSLFAFLWAWSDFIFASTLDGGGKIQPITLGIYKYIGNNNQEWNSIMATAVVASIPAAVLLVVAQRYVAAGVTAGAVKD; the protein is encoded by the coding sequence ATGACGACCTTCCTGCCACCGTCGCGTGCAGCACACGAGAATACACAGGCCGCACGACCTTCGAAAAGTCGACGACGCAAGACCTGGTACATCACGATCATCGGCGTTGTACTGACGGCGATCATGCTGTTCCCCATCTACTGGATGATCAACGTCTCACTCACTCAGACCAGTGACATGCGTAAGAGCCCGCCGAACTGGTTTCCGGTCAACCCGACCTTCTCCGGCTACCAAGCAGTGCTCTCCCAGCAGCTTCCCTATCTCGGCACGAGCCTTCTCATCGGGATCGGGACGGTCATCGTGACGCTTGTTCTGGCTGGGCCTGCTGGATACGCGCTAGCCAAGCTCCAGCCACGCGGTGGCTCCGCGCTCGGCTTCGTATTTCTGATCTCGCAGATGATCCCGGGCATCATCATGGCCATGGGGTTCTATGCGATCTACCTGAATCTGGGCATACTGAACTCGATTCCCGGGCTGATCATCGCCGACTCAACGATCGCTGTGCCGTTCGGTGTTCTACTGTTCACCGCATTCATGTCGGCGATCCCCGATGAGCTCCTGTCTGCTGCGAAGATCGACGGTGCTGGCTCTTGGCGCACATTCATCTCGATCGTGCTGCCGATCAGCAGGAACTCGATCGTCACGGTATCGCTCTTCGCTTTTCTGTGGGCCTGGTCGGACTTCATCTTCGCTTCGACGCTCGATGGCGGGGGCAAGATCCAGCCCATCACGCTCGGAATCTACAAGTACATCGGCAACAACAACCAGGAGTGGAACTCCATCATGGCGACGGCAGTGGTCGCCTCGATTCCCGCGGCAGTGCTCCTCGTTGTGGCCCAACGGTATGTCGCGGCCGGCGTGACCGCCGGAGCGGTGAAGGACTAG
- a CDS encoding LacI family DNA-binding transcriptional regulator produces MDGRKRGKGATTLTDVAELAGVSLATASKAINGVSQVRAETRQKVLDAAVTLSFTPNPFARALNSATTGTIGMLTQDLDNRFVLPVLLGAEDAFGAGSTSVLLADARSDSIRENHQLNMLLAKRIDGLLVVGRTTNPRPSITAGLSIPVVYVYAPSEDQADLSFTPDNRDAGRQAVEHLLSRGRRKIAFINGDPSYAAARDRVRGAAERLDEEGLALVGGQSLFGPWGERWGRRCTESLVESGEQFDALLCGSDQLARGALDQLRESNLSVPHDVAVMGFDNWDVLAEEARPPLTSIEMNLQELGRSAARELVRAIGGTSAQGVRYGSVRVVPRESTGSWGPVV; encoded by the coding sequence ATGGACGGGCGAAAGCGCGGCAAGGGCGCTACGACGCTGACGGATGTCGCCGAACTCGCGGGGGTCTCGCTCGCGACGGCGTCGAAAGCTATCAACGGGGTCAGCCAAGTGCGAGCGGAAACCCGCCAGAAGGTGCTCGACGCAGCCGTCACGCTATCGTTCACCCCGAACCCCTTCGCCAGAGCACTCAACTCTGCCACGACTGGCACCATCGGCATGCTCACGCAAGATCTCGACAATCGATTTGTGCTCCCTGTACTGCTTGGTGCAGAGGACGCTTTCGGTGCGGGCTCGACCTCAGTGTTGCTCGCCGATGCGCGCAGCGACTCCATCCGCGAGAATCACCAGCTGAACATGCTTCTTGCCAAGCGCATTGACGGCCTTCTGGTGGTGGGTCGAACGACCAACCCGCGGCCATCGATCACCGCCGGACTCTCGATTCCCGTGGTCTATGTCTATGCACCGTCAGAAGACCAGGCCGATCTGTCGTTCACTCCCGATAACCGCGACGCGGGGCGCCAGGCCGTGGAGCATCTCCTTTCTCGAGGCAGGCGCAAGATTGCGTTCATCAACGGCGACCCGTCGTACGCGGCGGCCCGGGATCGGGTGAGAGGCGCGGCCGAACGCCTCGACGAAGAGGGTCTGGCGCTCGTGGGGGGGCAATCCCTCTTCGGTCCGTGGGGAGAGCGATGGGGTCGCCGGTGTACAGAGTCGCTCGTGGAGTCAGGCGAGCAATTCGATGCACTGTTGTGCGGTAGCGACCAACTTGCCCGAGGGGCTCTTGACCAACTTCGTGAAAGCAACCTGTCCGTTCCTCACGACGTGGCTGTCATGGGGTTCGACAACTGGGATGTGCTGGCCGAAGAGGCTCGCCCGCCGCTGACCAGCATCGAAATGAATCTTCAAGAACTTGGTCGTTCAGCTGCCCGCGAGCTCGTGCGCGCAATCGGAGGGACCAGCGCGCAAGGCGTGCGTTATGGCTCGGTGCGCGTTGTGCCGCGAGAGTCGACGGGCAGCTGGGGTCCCGTCGTGTAG
- a CDS encoding toxin-antitoxin system YwqK family antitoxin: MTDDRALNRVDGEGRKTGVWSERDSHGGVTSGEYVDGERQGTWRHHFVDGSLRSEGEYAHGMLHGAWTWYRATGGLLQRGGFLENDKHGLWERWKADGTPLDTSEWVHDKKVRSNI, from the coding sequence ATGACTGACGACAGGGCACTCAACCGCGTGGATGGCGAAGGTCGCAAGACCGGGGTCTGGTCGGAGCGCGATTCGCACGGTGGAGTGACCTCCGGTGAGTATGTCGACGGCGAACGTCAGGGCACGTGGAGGCACCACTTCGTCGACGGGTCTCTGCGATCCGAAGGGGAGTACGCCCACGGAATGCTTCACGGTGCATGGACCTGGTACCGCGCGACCGGCGGTCTCCTCCAGCGCGGCGGTTTCCTCGAAAACGATAAGCATGGGCTTTGGGAACGCTGGAAGGCCGATGGCACCCCGCTCGACACGTCCGAGTGGGTGCACGATAAGAAGGTTCGCTCCAACATATAG